The stretch of DNA GAGTTCCGTAAGGAACGTTTCCGTTTGGAGAACCTGAAGACCCTGGCGTCTGTGCAATTCCAGATGGAGATCCATAAGAAGGACTGCTCGAAGGATGGCTAGAATCGAAACCGTTTCCAGCGGTCGGCGCACGAGTTCCCGCGTACGCTATGCTTGAAGCTACAGCGTTTGCATTAGAATTTTGAGGGCTTGTCGGATATACTGAATTTCCTAAGCTTCCCGGTCTGGCTGTATTTCGAGAGTTCCATGGAGATCCTCCGTATGGCCCCGTATCGGAACCGTGACCAGTGTTACTTTTCGGCAATCCACTACCAGGATATTGCCCCTGTCCCGCGGGAGAACCGTGCGGAGAACCCGAAGGACTGCTTTGAGGCGATCCACTTCCCGGATATTGCCCCTGTCCCGCGGGAGAACCGTGCGGAGAACCCGAAGGACTGCTTTGAGGCGATCCACTTCCCGGATATTGGCCTTGTCCTACGGGAGAACCGTGTGGAGAACCCGAAGGACTGCTTTGAGGCCATCCGCTTGCAGGATATTGGCCTTGTCCAGCGGGAGAACCGTGCGGAGAACCCAAAGGACTGCTTTGAGGCGATCCACTACCAGGATATTGGCCTTGTCCAGCGGGAGAACCATGCGGAGAACCCGAAGGACTGCTTTGAGGCGATCCACTTCCCGGATATTGGCCTTGTCCTACGGGAGAACCGTGTGGAGAACCGGAAGAACCACTTTTCGGCAATCCACTACCAGGATATTTCCCCTGTCCCGCGGGAGAACTGTGCGGAGAACCCGAAGGACTGCTTTGAGGCCATCCGCTTGCAGGATATTGCCCTTGTCCCGCGGGAGAACCGTGCGGAGAACCCGAAGGACTGCTTTGAGGCGATCCATTACCAGGATATTGGCCTTGTCCAGCGGGAGAACCATGCGGAGAACCGAAAGGACTGCCTTGAGGCCATCCGCTTGCAGGATATTGCTCTTGTCCCGCGGGAGAACCGTGCGAAGATCCCGAAGGACTGCTTTGAGGCGATCCACTTCCCGGATATTGGCCTTGTCCTACGGGAGAACCGTGTGGAGAACCGGAAGGACCACTTTTCGGCAATCCACTACCAGGATATTGTCCCTGTCCCACGGGAGAACCGTGCGGAGAACCCGAAGGACTGCTTTGAGACGATCCACTTCCCGGATATTGGCCTTGTCCTACAGGAGAACCGGAAAGACTGCTTTGAGGCGATCCACTTACAGGATGCTGGCCTTGGCTCGGATTTGGTCCATAAGATGATGCAAAGGGACTGTCATGTGGTCTCGTTCGATCAACAGATTTATCGGCACAACTGGCATCATAAGGACTGCTGGAACATCCGGCTGGAGATCCTTGAGGATTATATACTGCTGTTGGACCCGTGGAATGAACAGGACTTTCCTTCTGAACATTTGCGGGGTTGCTCCCAAAGAATGGCACTGGAGATTGTTTTACAGGACCAACACCGCTTGAACCTAAATTAGAGATCGACTAATGTAACCTTTATGcattttgttaaaaatgttCGATTGCAGATTTGaatactttaaaaaaatttgaataatgtatttgtaaattttatctatttatattatattatatttatattatttattctcgAAAATTATTCAGAATTTCACGGTCAAAGAGATGAATTTATGTATAAGGTAAAGCTGGTGTTTGCTTGACTCGTTGAATCGGCATCGTTAAATAAGATGTAAAAATTCTAGCTAACCTTGAGCACAGCCGGTGCCGTGTTGATAATTGCCGGAGCATCCAGAACCTGTTTTTGGACCACTATTCCAACTTCCATCGCTGGTAGGACTCGATACATCCGCATTCGGTACACTTCCAGAATTCCAACTGTTAGAAGGATGCGGAGCTGTTCCGGGTGAACCACCGAACCCTTGGTTCCAGGCGGGTTTCGGCGTAGTTCCAGAGCCTGTGTTCCATCCTGATCCAGGTTGCTGACCGGTTACAGGGAACGCTTTGTTCCATGGTGAACCTGAGCTCGAGCTCCCAGTTTCAGGGCGTCCTCCTTTAATTGGCGTTGTTCCAAATGGAGCGCCACTTCCACCGCTCGCAGCATTTGACGTGGCGCTGACTCCCGTGTGTGGTCCTTGACCGTTGGGATTAAGCACTCCTAATTTCTGTACGCCCGGAGGCGATCctcctttatttttctgtccGTGATAATGACCGTGTTCTCTATACTGTCCATCGTCCCCGTCATCGCAATCGTCTTCGTCTTTTTCTTCTGGTTCAGTTTCATCCTCGTCTTTTTCCCAGTAATCGTCGTCTTCCCACTTGCACTTAGGACAGCCACCATGCTGATTTCCTTTGACTCCACCGTTTGGCTGATTATTGCCATTGTAGCCAGTGTTGTCGTAACTGCGAATTCCTTTGTGCCCGTCATGGCTCCCATCAACCGCAGGTAGGCTTCCGATTCCAGTAAAGGCATTACTCAACGAGAATGCGCTTGCACCTGCATTCGCGTATGCGTTTGCGGACGCCGAAGCGCTGCCTATTCTCGGAATTAATGAAAACAGTTAATAAAAATCTTATCGATTTATCCTctacattttaaaatacaatacaTACTGTACGCTAGACTACTGCTTCCGCCACTTCCTTCGTGCGCTCCTGAAAGTAACAGATTAGAGTTTAATATCGTTGTGTGGGTGGTTTATCGTATATATCTTCTTTTCGTGGCCAAAGTATTATATAATAGTGATGGATCGTTATAGAAAAAAAGCAATGtggaaacgagagaaaaaagatggAGAATGTAGTTTACCTGAACCAACAATGACCGTGGCGATTAGAAGGGCGAACATCGAGAACCGGATTGTTTGATTTATCCCGATCATCCTAAGATTATTTGGTACGGTCGAATCCTTGATTGTTCGACACGAGCTTCAAGTCATTGAGAGGCGAGTCTCGATTGAATACTTCTATATATAAGGATACCCCCGGCAGTGAAAGTCAAGTATCATCCCCGACCGTGAAGATACGCATCCGAATGTCGGTGGCAATGAGTAATACTTGTTTGACTCTTTCTACCAGACGGTGTTCGCAGCACTAACAATAGGTACGCCGATCGACTAGTTTCAGCCAGCCGGCTTCGTCGCGACTACGTCATCCGGCTTTAGGAGTTTCCACGAGATACACGATTCCCCACACGTTTCTTTTGAAAAGGAAGGAGCATCATGCAAATTGGAGCGTAACCCATCCTtgcttttttgaatttatgACACTGCTTGGCATTACTTGTTGCAACATTTGATATTCCTCTCCAGTGATTTTATTTTCGTCTCCTACGTCGCCGTTCAACCATTTGACAACTCTTGTTCGCTTATTTTGTTGTGGATAAGTTAGTTACGATGGGAAAGAAAAAATCCAAACATACAGAGAGTTGCATCGCAGTCCTGGCGACTTCGACGCTCGCTCGGGAAATATGTTCTATTTCTAAGTTCGCATTATTTCCATTTATATTAGAGGCGTACCGAATTTTCTATGTCTATAGTTCGCATTATTTCCATTTATATTAGAGGTGTACCGAATTTTTTATGTCTATAGAAAATTATGCTGCTTTCCGTAAGACAATAATACATATGACTCTATGCACTTTCTGCGAATCGTGGAAAAGAGAATCAATGATcgttatgtatgtataattgCTACCGCATGATTGCAGAATTATTTATAGAACACGCGCTTTGTTTCATCAAATGTCGATATCCTGGATAGGAGATTATATCGGAATACGGGAAAACCACTGACATTCAGctctttaatatttttcaattggGATAATCGTATGATTCGTATGATTCGGGATGATTCAGTATCGTGATGCCTGATTTAGATGCCTTATccatataaattgtaatatttaaatactatttaatgctatttaaaaaattgtactgAACGATCTGTATaatgtatcaaatattttttacgtgATTCTAGTCATGCAAATATCTGTTACTATACGATTCGTATTAAAGCTTATTTGAATTTCGCGGCTCTCAAGCAAAAGAATAATCGATATGCGAGTGCAGTATCGATTACAATGGCGCTTATGACGCCATACCTGCGTCACAATACATATACAGTATGGTTAGTACTTTGGTGACGCAGGGTAACGGGTGACAAAAATCCCTTGTGCTGGAGTTTTAATTTCATTCTGCAATATACTTTAAGTGGGTGAGTTTTTTTGTTTCCATTTAGTTTCCTTAATTcggatatattatatatatgttctCTTGATAATACTATGTCTTATTAAATTGCCAAACTGCAAATGCTTTGGACACTCTACAAGCAAGACTCGCGCGTTGTTCGAACATTTTGTtcgaaaaattgtaaataattgaTAGTTCCGCAACACACACGTTCACAAAAGTTTATACATCTTTCAAGTATAGTATCGATAAAACGATGATTGAGAAGTTTGTGGATCACGTGCTGGAAAATACGTATGTTCTAATTGCCTACTCCCTAACCCCTTCTAGATTCCAGAAAATACTGGAAGTACTACTTTATTAAGGATTAGAATTCTATAAACGCTATTTGCATCTTGTTTGTTTAGCATTAAATCCTTGCATTATGGGTGACTCTGATGATGAATACGATAGGAAAAGAAGAGACAAATTTAGAGGGGAGAGAACAGAATCTTATTCTAGAGAAGGTCGACGAGATGACAGAAGAAGAGATGATTGGGTGGATAGGTAACTACCTAATTGATAagctttaaaataaatattaacaaataaaatcatattgaaaataagttattctgtttttgCATAAACAGGCTCTGATAGTTTTAACGATAGTAATTATTCCAGAGAATGGTCCAGTCGACCTAGACAACGTCCAGATTACAGAGAATACCGTGGAGGTGGAGGTGGTGGACGCGATAGATATAGTCCTGGCAGATCACAGGAGATGGCACCGCCTATGAAAAGAATGAGAACAGATTGGGACGATCGTCCAAGATATGGACATGATTATTACGGAGGTGGAGGAGGGGGTGCAACTTCCTGGGGACCAGACCATTATCCACCTCCTCACCATGGCAATCATCACTATGGAAACCACAGTAACAGTAACAGGTTTGTGTTTCttatgttatttttaatgcagattttcttttttctctcccttttcttttctttatgaATTTGTTCTTGGTTTATAAACAGCATTGTCATGAAAAAAAGAGGTTGTATTATAAGTATGCAAAAAAGGAGTCGATTCACTCCAAGACTGTTGGCCCGATTAAGGTAGcgtttaaatgtttaaaatttcttGACTAATTGTAAGTGGTTTCATGTTTTGTGCAGTCGAGAGGTAGCTGGTAACTTCAGCAATTCCAATGTTGAAACTCAACCACCAATGATGTCTTTCAAAGCGTTTCTCGGAACTCAAGAAGACTCGATTACAGACGAGGAAGCTAttaaacgatataacgaatataaattGGAATTCAGGAGACAACAATTGAATGAATTCTTCGTTGCACACAAGGACGAGGAAtggtatatttcattttttaattcactAATAATGGTCTCGAAATTATtccttatatgtatattgtgaAGCTCAGTCGTACTTAAATGtggatataaaaataattaatttctacaGTGGTTTAATTGTTATTACTGTTAAAACAATAATCTT from Bombus huntii isolate Logan2020A chromosome 3, iyBomHunt1.1, whole genome shotgun sequence encodes:
- the LOC126864333 gene encoding fibroin heavy chain-like, with the protein product MIGINQTIRFSMFALLIATVIVGSGAHEGSGGSSSLAYSSASASANAYANAGASAFSLSNAFTGIGSLPAVDGSHDGHKGIRSYDNTGYNGNNQPNGGVKGNQHGGCPKCKWEDDDYWEKDEDETEPEEKDEDDCDDGDDGQYREHGHYHGQKNKGGSPPGVQKLGVLNPNGQGPHTGVSATSNAASGGSGAPFGTTPIKGGRPETGSSSSGSPWNKAFPVTGQQPGSGWNTGSGTTPKPAWNQGFGGSPGTAPHPSNSWNSGSVPNADVSSPTSDGSWNSGPKTGSGCSGNYQHGTGCAQGSSGVGPVKQSPVPFFGSNPANVQKESPVHSTGPTAVYNPQGSPAGCSSSPYDASCADKSVDRTRPHDSPFASSYGPNPSQGQHPVSGSPQSSLSGSPVGQGQYPGSGSSQSSPSGSPHGSPVGQGQYPGSGLPKSGPSGSPHGSPVGQGQYPGSGSPQSSPSGSSHGSPAGQEQYPASGWPQGSPFGSPHGSPAGQGQYPGNGSPQSSPSGSPHGSPAGQGQYPASGWPQSSPSGSPHSSPAGQGKYPGSGLPKSGSSGSPHGSPVGQGQYPGSGSPQSSPSGSPHGSPAGQGQYPGSGSPQSSPLGSPHGSPAGQGQYPASGWPQSSPSGSPHGSPVGQGQYPGSGSPQSSPSGSPHGSPAGQGQYPGSGSPQSSPSGSPHGSPAGQGQYPGSGLPKSNTGHGSDTGPYGGSPWNSRNTARPGSLGNSVYPTSPQNSNANAVASSIAYAGTRAPTAGNGFDSSHPSSSPSYGSPSGIAQTPGSSGSPNGNVPYGTQKPNYTGVKGGSSATAPKHGTPKNGDSKIFYVNVNPVPGSPAGVKPHTPTGAPYSDTGKTPPSYQPATYGGTGTPKPSYQPAPYGGPGTTEPSYRPAPHDNTGTAKPSYRPAPHDNTGTAKPSYRPAPHDNTGTAKPSYQPAPYGGTGTAKPSNQPVPYGGTGTAKPSYQPAPYGGIGTAKPSYQPASYGGPSTTKPPHELNSYPSGETDKGCTNGSQGCGTGSGCSSGTSLNESPDYKPCSPNDLSVGVNKASKPLGGFEANPNDFSQSPQQITPGTGPQGCTSGTSDECTSGPSNPLYVYKTETTNKIPGEGVGSYPSNPFLTGKIPSSGAGGPQLTATSKPIGYGNPFLQGTGAVAGAGAWSHVGAGVAASPGSGGKNVVSIGEQAPKPIGKDNPFLNGLGHGRGDIGIDATPNSIPGGSFAPDSNMGNSGLSQTNGSPSFGDKTQQGHSDHYPGSIWNSGSTNDGSSSAVRNPSTINRGSGSGGGVGIGPGGFGNLFGGALSGAFSSAQASSHANSGSGVAPNTGFGQANSGSWASSGASAGSHAGSGALSSSGASAYASSSASSWAGAQPTFVKG